A single region of the Anaerolineales bacterium genome encodes:
- a CDS encoding DUF1295 domain-containing protein, translating into MTFLELYLLTFPILLIFLSLMWVISVFLKDVSIIDLVWGMTFVVAAWAHYALTPGGYGGRKLLITAMFTLWGFRLSFYLTWRKIVQHRGEDYRYARMREGVGKRYWLVSLFSVFWSQGVVAGILSGVSAAAQYSPLPAAITLFDLAGALLWGVGFYFESVSDLQLARFKNDPANKGKVLNSGLWGLSRHPNYFGNSAMWWGYWLVAVSVPFGLLTVFAPILMTWLLLRVSGVAMLERDIKDRRPEYADYIRTVPAFAPRLFNPFAWRKG; encoded by the coding sequence ATGACCTTCCTTGAACTCTACCTACTCACCTTCCCGATCCTCCTCATCTTCCTCAGCCTGATGTGGGTGATCAGTGTCTTTCTGAAAGATGTGAGCATCATCGATCTTGTTTGGGGGATGACCTTTGTGGTGGCGGCGTGGGCGCATTACGCCCTAACGCCCGGCGGCTATGGCGGGCGAAAGCTGCTGATCACGGCGATGTTCACCCTCTGGGGTTTCCGCCTCTCGTTTTACCTCACATGGCGCAAGATCGTCCAGCACAGGGGCGAAGACTACCGCTATGCCCGGATGCGCGAGGGCGTTGGCAAGCGCTATTGGTTGGTCAGCCTGTTCAGTGTTTTTTGGTCACAAGGGGTGGTAGCGGGCATCCTCTCTGGCGTCTCCGCTGCCGCGCAGTACAGCCCCCTACCCGCCGCAATCACCCTCTTTGACCTTGCCGGAGCGCTGTTATGGGGGGTTGGCTTCTATTTTGAGTCCGTCAGCGACCTTCAGCTTGCCCGTTTCAAGAACGACCCCGCCAATAAGGGAAAGGTGCTGAACAGCGGCTTATGGGGGCTTTCCCGCCACCCGAATTATTTCGGGAATTCAGCCATGTGGTGGGGCTATTGGTTGGTTGCCGTGAGTGTCCCCTTTGGGCTGCTCACCGTTTTTGCCCCCATCCTCATGACATGGCTTCTGCTGCGCGTCTCTGGGGTTGCCATGTTGGAGCGGGACATCAAAGACCGTCGTCCCGAATACGCCGACTATATCCGCACCGTTCCAGCTTTTGCGCCACGCCTGTTTAATCCCTTTGCTTGGCGAAAAGGCTGA
- the ybeY gene encoding rRNA maturation RNase YbeY: protein MSDLNNVGQTAEGYIIDIQDEFGASDLPLDRMQAAMIDVLTRHNAPKGTMITVIVMGDEGVRDLNRQYRDVDAPTDVLSFPAEPLPQELQTAITEAGEDDALYLGDLILAYPYTASQAAAEGHDRADEFVLLVIHGTLHLLGYDHDSRERQTAMWDQQRLALRAAGIAFDVSEFPLDD from the coding sequence GTGAGCGACCTCAACAACGTTGGGCAGACGGCAGAGGGCTACATCATCGACATTCAAGATGAATTCGGCGCTTCCGATCTCCCGCTGGATAGGATGCAGGCGGCGATGATTGACGTTCTTACCCGTCACAACGCGCCTAAAGGAACGATGATCACGGTGATCGTTATGGGCGATGAGGGCGTGCGTGACCTGAACCGCCAATATCGGGATGTCGATGCGCCGACGGATGTTCTTTCTTTTCCTGCCGAACCGCTCCCCCAAGAATTGCAAACGGCTATCACGGAGGCGGGTGAGGACGACGCCCTTTACTTGGGCGATCTGATCCTTGCCTATCCCTACACGGCGTCACAAGCCGCCGCCGAAGGGCATGATCGTGCCGATGAGTTCGTCCTGTTGGTGATTCATGGGACGCTGCACCTGTTGGGATACGATCACGATAGCCGCGAACGCCAAACAGCCATGTGGGATCAACAGCGCCTCGCCTTGCGTGCGGCGGGGATCGCCTTTGATGTGTCAGAGTTTCCACTTGACGATTGA
- a CDS encoding HDIG domain-containing protein, producing the protein MFADQTVSLRRINTVILAAAFLLSAVLIVASPALIPTAGAGSAAGQVAPSDITAPISLTYESQVLTALARKNAADTVARVYDPPNPGVLREQVQYTRKLLDEINTTRLSSDISLDLGVIQLLRNTLVPLTETDYRALLALSDTAWTVVDAQVMTILERVMRNEIREDGVTAVVNNLPNLISFSVPQEHTDLIVKVVAALIRPNTFYNEERMAAAKTKAADAVKPVTRSFVAGQIVVRAGTIVSEADMEALTQLGLLRPDDQRVRIFGAAILSVFLLYILMLKYINIFHQELVNDQPRMALIGILFLIFLAGGRLFNGDAGILNHLYPAAAFTLIVAAFVELPIAAALTAALAAMMGVISGGSLEYAALVAGGGGAGLLALRHKEHLSAYFGAGVTIAVVNVSLTLLFGLLGRNADVSRTLALLPASLLSGVLSAGLGLVGLYLVSNMLNLPTGVKLIELSQPNQPLLQRLLREAPGTYQHSLQVANLAELAAERIEANAPLVRIGALYHDIGKLVAPPFFVENQAEGAVNPHDRLKPEESARIIINHVIDGVKMARKHHLPQAIVDFIAQHHGTTQVIYFYNKALQEMGGDETKVRAERFSYPGPRPQTREAAIMMLADASETIVRSRRCHDKDEIERVIADLIHTRLTCGQLEDSGLTVKDLRIIQEVFVSSLQGMFHPRIMYPTVTKNTTQEMRAVPLLSAAATDEAMP; encoded by the coding sequence ATGTTTGCCGACCAAACCGTCAGCTTACGGCGGATCAACACCGTGATTCTTGCCGCTGCTTTTTTGCTCAGCGCGGTGCTGATTGTCGCCTCCCCCGCCTTGATTCCAACAGCGGGGGCAGGGTCAGCCGCCGGACAGGTTGCCCCTAGCGATATTACCGCCCCTATCAGTCTGACCTACGAAAGCCAAGTTCTCACCGCGCTTGCCCGCAAAAATGCCGCAGATACGGTGGCGCGGGTCTACGATCCGCCTAACCCGGGCGTCCTGCGTGAGCAAGTCCAATATACGCGCAAACTTTTGGATGAGATCAATACGACTCGTCTCAGCAGTGATATTTCCCTTGATCTCGGTGTGATTCAACTTTTGAGGAACACCCTTGTCCCTCTTACCGAGACAGATTATCGGGCGCTGCTGGCGCTTTCCGATACGGCATGGACGGTTGTTGATGCCCAAGTGATGACGATCTTAGAGCGCGTCATGCGCAATGAGATTCGGGAAGATGGCGTCACGGCTGTGGTGAACAACCTTCCCAACTTGATCAGTTTTTCCGTCCCCCAAGAGCATACAGACCTCATTGTGAAGGTGGTTGCCGCGCTCATTCGTCCCAACACGTTCTACAACGAAGAACGTATGGCTGCGGCCAAAACGAAGGCAGCCGACGCCGTAAAGCCGGTCACGCGCAGCTTTGTCGCCGGGCAAATTGTCGTCCGGGCAGGGACCATTGTCAGCGAAGCCGATATGGAGGCGCTCACCCAGTTGGGCTTGCTGCGCCCCGATGATCAACGGGTGCGTATTTTTGGGGCGGCGATCCTCTCTGTCTTTTTGCTCTACATCCTGATGTTGAAATACATCAACATTTTTCACCAAGAATTGGTGAACGACCAACCCCGCATGGCACTGATCGGGATTCTATTCTTGATCTTTCTTGCCGGAGGACGGTTGTTTAATGGCGATGCGGGTATTTTAAACCATCTTTATCCGGCGGCAGCCTTCACCCTGATTGTTGCTGCGTTTGTCGAACTCCCCATTGCGGCGGCGCTGACGGCAGCGTTGGCGGCGATGATGGGTGTGATCAGCGGCGGATCGCTAGAGTACGCGGCATTGGTGGCGGGGGGCGGTGGGGCAGGGTTGTTGGCGCTGCGCCACAAAGAACACCTCAGCGCCTATTTTGGGGCAGGGGTGACCATTGCCGTTGTCAATGTGTCGCTGACCTTGCTCTTTGGGTTGTTAGGGCGCAATGCCGATGTCTCGCGGACCTTGGCGCTTCTTCCCGCCTCGCTGCTCAGCGGGGTTCTCTCTGCGGGCTTGGGTCTGGTGGGGCTGTATCTCGTCAGCAATATGCTTAACTTACCCACCGGCGTGAAGTTGATTGAACTGTCCCAACCAAACCAACCCTTGCTCCAGCGCCTTCTGCGTGAAGCGCCGGGGACATACCAACACAGCCTCCAAGTGGCAAACCTTGCCGAACTTGCCGCCGAACGCATTGAGGCAAATGCCCCCTTAGTGCGTATCGGAGCGCTTTATCATGACATTGGAAAACTGGTTGCCCCGCCCTTCTTTGTCGAAAATCAGGCGGAAGGGGCGGTGAACCCCCATGACCGCCTAAAACCAGAGGAAAGCGCCCGAATCATCATCAACCATGTCATTGACGGGGTCAAAATGGCGCGGAAACATCACCTTCCGCAAGCCATTGTCGATTTTATCGCCCAGCATCACGGAACGACCCAAGTGATCTACTTTTACAATAAGGCACTCCAAGAGATGGGCGGTGACGAAACAAAGGTGCGGGCGGAGCGTTTTTCCTATCCGGGCCCGCGCCCACAAACCCGCGAAGCTGCGATCATGATGCTTGCCGATGCCAGTGAGACCATTGTCCGTTCGCGCCGCTGTCACGACAAAGACGAGATCGAGCGCGTCATTGCCGATCTGATTCACACGCGCCTCACCTGTGGGCAGTTGGAAGATTCCGGCTTAACGGTGAAAGACTTGCGGATTATTCAGGAAGTGTTCGTCAGCAGCCTACAAGGGATGTTCCACCCCCGCATCATGTACCCCACCGTGACGAAAAACACAACCCAAGAGATGCGGGCAGTCCCCCTTCTCTCGGCGGCAGCAACAGACGAGGCAATGCCGTGA
- a CDS encoding GatB/YqeY domain-containing protein, whose protein sequence is MHPKDKLTEDLKVAMKAGDVPRREALRMLTSAIKQIEVDTRKTLTEDELYTLLQKEAKKRRESVAEAEKLGRSDIAEKEQYEVTLIESYLPQQLTREEIEIEVRKAVAEAGVTDAKGMGSVMKILSPRLKGRADGKLVNEVVKAVLNG, encoded by the coding sequence ATGCACCCGAAAGACAAACTGACCGAAGATTTGAAAGTAGCGATGAAAGCGGGCGATGTACCCCGCCGCGAAGCGCTGCGGATGCTCACCAGCGCGATTAAACAGATTGAGGTGGACACCCGAAAAACGCTGACCGAGGACGAACTGTATACGCTCCTTCAGAAGGAAGCCAAAAAACGCCGCGAGAGCGTTGCCGAAGCAGAAAAACTAGGGCGCAGCGATATTGCCGAAAAAGAGCAGTATGAAGTGACGCTTATTGAATCGTACTTGCCGCAGCAGCTAACGCGGGAGGAAATTGAGATCGAAGTGCGTAAGGCGGTTGCCGAAGCCGGCGTCACTGATGCGAAAGGCATGGGCAGTGTGATGAAAATCCTCAGCCCACGTCTTAAGGGGCGGGCTGATGGGAAACTGGTGAACGAGGTGGTCAAAGCCGTCTTGAACGGTTAA
- a CDS encoding histidine triad nucleotide-binding protein translates to MLGVDNCIFCKIVRSEMPATLLYEDSEIIAFRDIYPAAPTHIQVIPRQHIQSADDADETNAALFGKLIVVAAKIAKEQGFAGDGYRLITNVGTNGGQHVPHVHIHILAGRRLSWPPG, encoded by the coding sequence ATGCTCGGCGTGGACAACTGCATTTTCTGTAAAATCGTCCGGAGCGAGATGCCGGCGACCCTTCTCTATGAAGACTCTGAAATCATTGCTTTTCGGGATATTTATCCTGCTGCACCAACACACATCCAAGTGATTCCCCGCCAACACATCCAGAGTGCCGACGACGCCGACGAAACGAACGCCGCGCTCTTTGGAAAACTGATCGTTGTGGCGGCGAAAATTGCCAAAGAACAAGGCTTTGCTGGAGATGGCTATCGTCTTATAACGAATGTGGGGACGAACGGCGGACAGCATGTTCCCCACGTCCATATCCATATCTTGGCGGGTCGCCGCTTAAGCTGGCCTCCCGGATAA
- the pgl gene encoding 6-phosphogluconolactonase yields the protein MQITRDAADLAWTAASEFIRIGREAIAERGTFHVALSGGGTPIPMYALLALPEWRTRLAWDKVHIYWGDERCVPPDASSSNYGTAKNALLERLDLPAANIHRIHGELPPEEGAEHYVRVVGGVIFDLILLGMGDDGHTASLFPGSPLLFEAARLVAPVYVEHLNSWRVTLTPPAINAGKVVMFLVSGVGKAERLYEVLYGEDAPERLPAQLIKAGRVIWLVDQEAAGKLPIESPP from the coding sequence ATCCAGATCACCCGTGATGCCGCAGACCTTGCATGGACGGCGGCATCGGAATTTATCCGCATTGGGCGAGAAGCAATCGCTGAGCGAGGCACGTTTCATGTCGCACTCTCTGGCGGTGGGACGCCCATCCCCATGTATGCCCTGCTTGCCCTCCCCGAATGGCGCACCCGCCTCGCTTGGGACAAAGTGCATATCTATTGGGGCGACGAGCGCTGCGTGCCACCAGATGCCTCCTCAAGCAACTATGGTACAGCGAAAAATGCCCTTCTAGAGCGCCTTGATCTTCCCGCCGCCAATATTCACCGCATTCACGGCGAACTTCCCCCAGAGGAAGGGGCGGAACACTATGTGCGGGTCGTTGGCGGGGTGATTTTCGATCTGATCCTCTTGGGGATGGGCGATGATGGGCATACCGCCTCGCTTTTTCCGGGGTCGCCGCTCCTCTTTGAAGCCGCACGCTTGGTTGCCCCCGTCTATGTCGAGCATCTAAACTCGTGGCGTGTCACCCTCACCCCTCCGGCGATTAATGCCGGAAAGGTGGTAATGTTCCTTGTCAGTGGGGTGGGAAAAGCGGAACGCCTCTATGAGGTACTCTATGGTGAGGACGCGCCGGAACGCCTTCCCGCACAACTTATCAAGGCGGGGCGCGTCATCTGGTTGGTGGATCAGGAAGCGGCGGGGAAGTTGCCAATCGAAAGCCCCCCATGA